The following coding sequences are from one Megamonas funiformis window:
- a CDS encoding Lar family restriction alleviation protein — protein MPKKNKGIDYYRSKIIKKKIAERERHFENMVRFSYNEMITAAKRNLPYIKPCPFCGGEAVLYGRDIDDSDLDTLVISDTGKLMNPNINLFSLVIKCTICGVEKETDTIYSCCEAENKAAIEFAINQWNRRVREGECIDAEFKEEEKE, from the coding sequence TTGCCAAAGAAAAATAAAGGCATTGATTATTATAGAAGTAAAATTATTAAAAAAAAGATAGCAGAAAGAGAAAGACACTTTGAAAATATGGTGAGATTTTCTTACAACGAAATGATAACAGCAGCAAAAAGAAATTTGCCATATATAAAACCTTGTCCATTTTGTGGTGGCGAAGCTGTTTTATATGGTCGCGATATTGATGATTCAGATTTAGATACATTGGTTATTTCAGACACAGGAAAACTAATGAACCCAAATATCAATTTATTTAGCCTAGTAATAAAATGCACTATATGTGGTGTTGAAAAAGAAACAGATACTATATATAGTTGTTGTGAAGCAGAAAATAAAGCAGCTATAGAGTTTGCCATTAATCAATGGAATAGAAGAGTTAGAGAAGGAGAATGTATTGATGCTGAATTTAAAGAAGAAGAAAAGGAGTGA
- a CDS encoding single-stranded DNA-binding protein yields MNKVILAGRLTKDPEVRYTQTGKAVASFTLAVNRRFTKEKDKQQADFIPIVIWDKLAEVCGNYLVKGTQVLIEGRIQIRNYDAKDGSKRYVTEVIAQSVEFMGSKSTTNTGGAVPEAAKSFGSEIPPDEEIPF; encoded by the coding sequence ATGAATAAAGTAATATTAGCTGGAAGGCTAACTAAAGACCCAGAAGTACGTTATACACAAACAGGAAAAGCAGTGGCGAGCTTCACTTTAGCTGTTAATCGTAGGTTTACAAAAGAAAAAGATAAACAGCAAGCCGATTTTATTCCAATTGTTATATGGGATAAACTAGCTGAAGTATGTGGAAATTACCTGGTAAAAGGTACTCAAGTTTTAATTGAAGGTCGTATTCAAATACGAAACTACGATGCTAAAGATGGAAGTAAGCGTTATGTAACTGAAGTCATAGCTCAATCAGTTGAATTTATGGGGTCTAAATCTACAACTAATACTGGTGGTGCAGTTCCAGAAGCTGCTAAAAGTTTTGGAAGTGAAATACCACCAGATGAAGAAATTCCATTTTAA
- a CDS encoding DUF1064 domain-containing protein, whose amino-acid sequence MKGWENVTEEDILKLSYKKNIKPTSNTKISTDKIIKKNKYNAVKTKTDGIIFDSKAEAQYYSELLLLKKAGVVKSFVMQKDFTLQEAFTRENGERIKAVRYKADFVVQYTDGHEEVVDVKGMKTRVYINKKKQLLEKYPNIIFKEVM is encoded by the coding sequence ATGAAAGGTTGGGAGAACGTAACCGAGGAAGATATTCTTAAACTTAGCTACAAAAAGAATATCAAGCCCACAAGCAACACAAAAATAAGCACGGATAAAATAATAAAGAAAAACAAATATAACGCCGTTAAAACAAAAACAGACGGTATTATATTTGACAGCAAGGCAGAGGCTCAATATTATTCCGAGCTTTTGCTCTTGAAAAAAGCTGGTGTAGTGAAATCTTTTGTGATGCAAAAAGACTTCACACTTCAAGAAGCATTCACCAGAGAAAACGGTGAGCGAATAAAAGCTGTTCGCTACAAAGCTGACTTTGTGGTCCAATATACAGATGGTCACGAAGAAGTAGTTGATGTAAAAGGCATGAAAACAAGAGTTTACATCAACAAGAAAAAGCAGCTTCTTGAAAAATATCCAAATATCATTTTCAAGGAAGTGATGTGA